One genomic segment of Vulcanisaeta thermophila includes these proteins:
- a CDS encoding PaaI family thioesterase has translation MSHWDEILGKIGVSSMRELFRRARDYGIDTVSMMNEYLRSEPLFQLIGLEFTEIGEGFVKARFPYKREILRRGGVVHGGVIMTVIDSILGVAVMTVNDGVDQYTAELKVHFLEPLRDGPFTVEGRVIRAGRHLAVAEAEVRDSNNKLCAKGIGTWFMVKENRH, from the coding sequence GTGTCCCATTGGGATGAAATACTCGGGAAGATCGGCGTGAGTAGCATGAGGGAGTTATTCAGGAGGGCCCGTGACTATGGCATAGACACGGTGAGCATGATGAATGAGTACCTACGCTCAGAACCGCTCTTTCAACTTATAGGGCTCGAATTCACAGAGATAGGTGAGGGATTCGTTAAGGCCCGTTTTCCGTATAAGCGGGAGATCCTAAGGAGAGGCGGTGTGGTTCATGGTGGCGTTATAATGACTGTGATAGACTCGATACTGGGGGTTGCCGTCATGACTGTTAATGACGGTGTGGATCAATACACGGCGGAGCTCAAGGTCCACTTCCTAGAACCCCTCAGGGATGGTCCATTCACCGTGGAGGGCCGGGTCATAAGGGCTGGCAGGCACTTGGCTGTGGCGGAGGCCGAGGTTAGGGATTCAAATAATAAGTTGTGTGCGAAGGGGATTGGCACGTGGTTCATGGTTAAGGAGAATAGGCATTAA
- a CDS encoding MoaD/ThiS family protein has translation MIKVRLAGVLRALALGRDYVEVNGAGTVRDVVLGLGSINEKLLRRVYDPLRNELMPDIYIAVNDIDIRLLKGLDTPVEDGDEVLILAYIHGG, from the coding sequence ATGATTAAGGTGAGGCTTGCGGGGGTCCTGAGGGCATTGGCGCTGGGTCGGGACTACGTGGAGGTTAATGGTGCAGGCACAGTGAGGGATGTTGTGCTGGGTCTTGGTAGCATTAATGAGAAGCTCCTCAGGAGGGTCTATGACCCACTTAGGAATGAGTTGATGCCCGACATCTACATAGCCGTTAATGACATAGACATAAGGTTGCTAAAGGGTCTCGACACCCCCGTCGAGGATGGCGATGAGGTCTTAATACTGGCTTACATACACGGTGGTTAA
- a CDS encoding ABC transporter ATP-binding protein codes for MPVLKEVSFKVYAQEFVSIVAPTGTGKSTLLRIIAGLRRPDKGRVLLMGEEVRGPTPKLAMIFQDFALFPWLTALENVELALMHRKDLSKESRREMAKKYLELVGLGGFEDYYPRELSGGMKQRVAIARALAAQPVVLLMDEPFANLDAITAEGLRSEIYSMIFNEESTVKAIIMVSHNLEEVVELSDKVLILGGKPATIISEVPINLPRPRNSRDPEFQDYLDRLYSILSMSIRGFV; via the coding sequence GTGCCCGTCCTCAAGGAGGTATCCTTCAAGGTTTATGCCCAGGAGTTCGTATCGATAGTGGCCCCCACGGGGACTGGCAAGTCCACACTGCTGAGGATAATAGCTGGGCTCAGGAGGCCCGATAAGGGCAGGGTGCTCCTGATGGGGGAGGAGGTCAGGGGGCCCACGCCCAAGTTGGCGATGATATTCCAGGACTTCGCGTTGTTTCCCTGGCTCACGGCCCTTGAGAATGTAGAGCTCGCCCTAATGCATAGGAAGGACCTGAGTAAGGAGAGTAGGAGGGAGATGGCTAAGAAGTACCTGGAGCTTGTGGGCCTCGGGGGCTTTGAGGATTACTACCCAAGGGAGTTGAGCGGTGGTATGAAGCAAAGGGTCGCCATTGCCAGGGCATTGGCGGCCCAGCCCGTGGTCTTACTAATGGACGAGCCCTTCGCAAACCTAGACGCCATAACAGCCGAGGGCCTTAGGTCCGAGATATACAGCATGATCTTCAATGAGGAGTCCACCGTCAAGGCAATAATAATGGTTAGCCACAACCTTGAGGAGGTTGTGGAGTTAAGTGATAAGGTGTTGATACTCGGGGGTAAGCCCGCCACGATAATATCCGAGGTCCCCATAAACCTACCCAGGCCCAGGAATTCCAGAGATCCAGAGTTCCAGGACTACCTCGATCGCCTATACTCAATACTGTCAATGAGCATTAGGGGGTTCGTATGA
- a CDS encoding ABC transporter permease subunit, producing MTPWPVLLTAFLATLATLGRVALTIVLGIVTGWFLGYAAAKNGFFERIFLSITQTLEAVPVITFFPVVLIFFISNIRGYLGVEFAVDFLVFTAVVWNIWIGEYESIKTVSQSLEDATRMMNLGFLRSMRYLYIPATWPRVAGNVLVSFADGLFYIVVSEVITLGTRNYFVFGIGASIARWVTGNEWGYAVTGLVVLIVMVTVVIFGILRPFVNWAVKYSYDPMMEITKVRVRRPVASSRVRSFMARNIKYVRRIAAMEEAIMPVFIRASSYAIRHRLTVRSRFRNPLSLHEKYLGIALLILIITLLAYSVYSSWSATWSPIILDLEAHGMIYLYYLGLDWLRVVLVTVASIATAIPINYLMVTNRRVETVLLPILEDLASIPVSGYMPLIAIPFTTYLANTLGLGASLNLLTFIVAYLSTAWYVIYNMYVGMKTIPRSLWEVANNLNLSTWDKLRRLAIPGSMPATITGLASTVGSTWGGLEVAEYFQGINGHVYSVQGFTALMDYYTSIGNIVGLEAMSLILAINVILLSIFLWRWLFHLARERYRMEGAITL from the coding sequence ATGACCCCCTGGCCAGTACTACTAACTGCGTTCCTGGCCACCCTGGCCACCCTGGGCAGGGTTGCCTTAACGATAGTCCTGGGCATAGTCACTGGTTGGTTCCTTGGTTACGCAGCGGCTAAGAATGGATTCTTCGAGAGGATCTTCCTATCCATAACCCAAACCCTGGAGGCAGTACCGGTCATAACCTTCTTCCCAGTGGTCCTAATATTCTTCATAAGTAACATAAGGGGTTATCTGGGCGTTGAGTTTGCTGTGGATTTCCTGGTGTTCACGGCGGTTGTTTGGAACATATGGATTGGGGAGTACGAGTCCATAAAGACCGTGTCCCAATCACTGGAGGACGCCACTAGGATGATGAACCTTGGCTTCCTCAGGAGTATGCGTTACCTCTACATACCAGCCACTTGGCCCAGGGTTGCGGGTAACGTACTGGTTAGCTTCGCAGATGGCTTGTTCTACATAGTGGTTAGTGAGGTCATAACCCTGGGTACCAGGAACTACTTCGTATTTGGGATAGGAGCATCAATTGCCAGGTGGGTTACTGGTAACGAGTGGGGTTACGCGGTAACGGGCCTCGTGGTGCTCATAGTAATGGTCACTGTGGTTATCTTCGGGATCTTAAGGCCATTCGTCAACTGGGCTGTGAAGTACAGTTACGACCCAATGATGGAGATAACCAAGGTCAGGGTTAGGAGGCCCGTAGCCAGTAGTCGTGTTAGATCCTTCATGGCCAGGAATATTAAGTACGTGAGGAGGATTGCGGCCATGGAGGAGGCAATAATGCCCGTGTTCATAAGGGCATCCAGCTACGCCATTAGGCATAGGCTAACCGTTAGGAGTAGGTTTAGGAACCCACTGAGCCTTCATGAGAAGTACCTCGGCATTGCACTGCTCATATTAATAATTACATTACTGGCTTACTCAGTGTACTCATCATGGAGTGCCACCTGGTCACCAATAATCCTAGATCTAGAAGCCCACGGCATGATATACCTATACTACCTGGGCCTTGATTGGTTAAGGGTTGTGCTGGTCACGGTGGCTTCCATAGCAACCGCAATACCCATCAACTACCTAATGGTTACCAACAGGCGTGTTGAGACCGTACTACTACCCATACTCGAGGATTTGGCGTCCATACCCGTATCTGGTTACATGCCATTGATAGCCATACCCTTCACCACGTACCTAGCCAACACCCTGGGGCTTGGGGCCTCACTCAACCTACTCACCTTCATAGTGGCTTACCTAAGCACTGCCTGGTACGTTATCTACAACATGTATGTGGGGATGAAGACAATACCCAGGAGCCTATGGGAGGTGGCTAACAACCTAAACCTAAGCACGTGGGATAAACTCAGGAGGTTGGCAATACCTGGGTCCATGCCCGCAACCATAACCGGGCTGGCGAGTACCGTGGGATCCACATGGGGCGGTCTTGAGGTTGCTGAGTACTTCCAGGGGATTAATGGGCATGTTTACTCTGTCCAGGGGTTCACCGCATTGATGGATTACTACACCAGCATTGGCAATATTGTGGGGCTTGAGGCAATGAGCCTCATACTCGCCATAAACGTCATACTCCTGAGCATCTTCCTATGGAGGTGGCTCTTTCACCTGGCCCGTGAGAGGTACAGGATGGAGGGCGCCATAACCCTTTAA
- a CDS encoding methylated-DNA--[protein]-cysteine S-methyltransferase gives MHCFKLPIKNVGVLNVCIHDNKVHRVNIEVGIDGLTEFEAQEVPGELLRYLMGELGPEAVIKYLELGSGMLGLVQTAILSIPRGKVATYAQIARLLGTSPRAVGRLAGKNEIPVLIPCHRVVRSDGSLGGYSLGTSVKRALLEFEGVPVVNGRVPRQYLISYERLRENFERLTRLII, from the coding sequence GTGCATTGTTTTAAATTGCCCATTAAGAACGTTGGCGTACTTAATGTGTGCATTCATGATAATAAAGTTCACAGGGTAAACATTGAGGTTGGTATTGACGGCTTAACAGAGTTTGAAGCCCAGGAAGTACCTGGTGAGTTGCTTAGGTACCTAATGGGCGAGTTGGGCCCTGAGGCTGTGATTAAGTACCTGGAGTTGGGCTCGGGGATGCTGGGCCTCGTTCAAACAGCAATCCTATCCATACCCAGGGGTAAGGTGGCAACCTACGCGCAAATAGCCAGGTTATTGGGCACAAGCCCCAGGGCAGTGGGTAGGCTGGCTGGCAAGAATGAAATACCCGTGTTAATACCCTGCCACAGGGTGGTGAGGAGCGATGGGTCACTGGGCGGTTACTCCCTAGGCACGTCGGTGAAGAGGGCCCTGTTAGAGTTTGAGGGTGTACCCGTGGTGAATGGTAGGGTGCCGAGGCAGTACTTAATTAGTTATGAAAGGCTGCGTGAGAATTTCGAAAGGTTAACGAGGTTGATAATTTAA